From Planctomycetota bacterium, a single genomic window includes:
- a CDS encoding DUF1207 domain-containing protein yields MIEAAVVILLSTLPQSPDAEPALLRAQEDSQEPPRLVTDPPSFARDDWNLELFPDRILYKPYLADPRQSRSGSKVQFPIRNRDGNIKIENTLGGYRPLALWTDAQDPDEELQFSIEAAVFSRFDIQEGWDMDAADYRFGFPFVYRRGDLALKVHVWHLTSHLGDEYMSREGRKRDSYHLDEVAFGASLQLDPAWRAYAEIGVGFYTGPATESGRAQAGLEWVGRPWTGRVSPFVAADFQTRNEIGWGWNGAVLAGVLALPRNPGSATFRAFLEYYRGHDQQTQFKSQLEHYLAVGFSADF; encoded by the coding sequence GTGATCGAAGCCGCCGTCGTCATCCTGCTTTCCACGCTCCCCCAGTCCCCCGACGCGGAACCCGCGCTCCTCCGCGCCCAGGAAGACTCCCAGGAACCCCCAAGGCTCGTGACCGACCCGCCTTCCTTCGCCCGGGACGACTGGAACCTCGAACTCTTCCCCGACCGCATCCTCTACAAACCCTATCTCGCCGATCCCCGCCAGTCCCGCAGCGGCTCCAAGGTCCAGTTCCCCATCCGCAACCGGGACGGCAACATCAAGATCGAAAACACCCTCGGGGGCTATCGCCCCCTGGCTCTCTGGACCGACGCCCAGGACCCCGACGAGGAGCTTCAGTTCTCGATCGAGGCGGCCGTCTTCTCCCGCTTCGACATCCAGGAAGGCTGGGACATGGACGCCGCCGATTACCGCTTCGGCTTTCCCTTCGTCTACCGCCGCGGCGACCTGGCCCTCAAGGTCCATGTGTGGCACCTGACTTCCCATCTCGGCGATGAATACATGTCCCGCGAGGGCCGCAAGCGCGACAGCTATCACCTGGACGAGGTCGCCTTCGGCGCCTCCCTCCAGCTCGACCCCGCGTGGCGCGCCTACGCCGAAATCGGCGTGGGCTTCTACACGGGCCCCGCCACCGAAAGCGGCCGCGCCCAGGCGGGCCTCGAATGGGTGGGCCGCCCGTGGACCGGCCGCGTCTCCCCCTTCGTCGCCGCGGACTTCCAGACCCGCAACGAGATCGGCTGGGGCTGGAACGGAGCGGTCCTGGCGGGCGTCCTGGCCCTCCCGCGGAACCCCGGCAGCGCCACCTTCCGCGCCTTCCTGGAGTACTACCGCGGCCACGACCAGCAGACCCAGTTCAAGTCGCAGCTCGAACACTACCTCGCCGTGGGCTTCTCGGCGGACTTCTGA
- a CDS encoding porin, whose amino-acid sequence MTGVVSSLAWGLAWCWAALGQAGPQEPSDELRKEIEALRKEVRELRAEKEAAPARDEMKLGDERTILDVLLEESKLTGFVDVGVVWNFDRPDNGLNGNVPAGGSVRAFDRRSRSFYLHNAQLALRRDATKELITGYHVELSLGSDANVFAAAPSANDDYFDVQEANLQILAPVGNGLDIRIGKFATLAGYEVIESKDNYNYSRSLPFLFAIPFTHTGVRASYQAAEPLKLTLGINNGWDTYEDTNDAKTLEFQALVTPTPWLTVSAVLYYGAEQPLNVGGSDPGEKRWLIDLVATVSNIPGLPGWTFGANLDLGEEEEASVIDPGADADWMGLAFYAKWQINEPWAVAARFSLLDDSEGFRTGGFAGEDNQLSEITLTVEYRISKDTIARLEFRHDMSDEDVFLDHQNADDSQSTLGAEFILVF is encoded by the coding sequence ATGACTGGGGTTGTGTCCTCCCTCGCATGGGGACTGGCGTGGTGCTGGGCGGCGCTCGGACAGGCCGGACCTCAGGAGCCTTCCGACGAGCTGCGCAAGGAAATCGAGGCGCTCCGCAAGGAAGTCCGGGAACTCCGGGCCGAAAAGGAAGCCGCCCCCGCCCGCGACGAAATGAAGCTGGGCGACGAGCGCACGATCCTGGACGTCCTTCTCGAGGAATCCAAGCTCACCGGCTTCGTGGATGTGGGCGTGGTCTGGAACTTCGACCGGCCGGACAACGGCCTGAACGGAAACGTTCCGGCGGGAGGCTCCGTCCGCGCGTTCGACCGCCGCAGCCGCAGCTTCTACCTCCACAACGCCCAGCTCGCCCTGCGGCGCGACGCCACCAAGGAGCTCATCACGGGATATCACGTGGAGCTTTCGCTCGGCAGCGACGCCAACGTCTTCGCCGCCGCTCCGAGCGCCAACGACGATTACTTCGACGTCCAGGAAGCCAACCTCCAGATCCTGGCCCCGGTGGGAAACGGCCTGGACATCCGCATCGGCAAGTTCGCCACGCTCGCCGGCTACGAAGTGATCGAGAGCAAGGACAACTACAACTACTCCCGGTCGCTCCCCTTCCTCTTCGCGATCCCCTTCACCCACACGGGCGTGCGGGCGAGCTACCAGGCGGCCGAGCCCCTCAAGCTCACCCTCGGTATCAACAACGGCTGGGATACCTATGAAGACACCAATGACGCCAAGACCCTCGAGTTCCAGGCGCTGGTCACCCCGACCCCCTGGCTCACCGTCTCGGCCGTGCTCTACTACGGCGCGGAGCAGCCGCTCAACGTGGGCGGATCCGACCCCGGCGAAAAGCGCTGGCTGATCGATCTTGTCGCGACCGTCTCGAACATCCCGGGACTGCCGGGCTGGACCTTCGGGGCCAACCTCGATCTCGGAGAGGAGGAGGAAGCCTCCGTCATCGACCCCGGCGCCGACGCCGACTGGATGGGCCTGGCCTTCTACGCCAAGTGGCAGATCAACGAGCCCTGGGCCGTCGCGGCGCGCTTCTCGCTCCTGGACGACTCCGAGGGCTTCCGAACCGGCGGCTTCGCGGGCGAGGACAACCAGCTGTCCGAGATCACCCTGACCGTCGAGTACCGGATCTCCAAGGACACGATCGCGCGCCTCGAGTTCCGGCACGACATGTCCGACGAGGACGTCTTCCTGGACCACCAGAACGCCGACGACAGCCAGAGCACGCTCGGCGCCGAGTTCATCCTGGTCTTTTAG